GTGCTCGAGTGAAGCTTCCCACATTCGTGCCCAAGATGAGCTTGACGCCGGGGCAGACGGAATGGATTGGCCCGACGCTGGGCGAGCATAATGAACTGGTCTACAAGGGCCTGCTTGGTATGACCGACGAAGAATACCAGCAACTGGTAGCCGAGAAGGTAATTTAGTGGTTCGTGGTTCGTGATCCGTGATCCGTGGTTCGTGATCTGTAACCTCTGCGGGGAAACCTGAAATCCGAATCGCGAAATCCGAAACGTTTCGGATTTCGGATTTGGTGCTTCGGATTTCCCTCGAAGAGGGCTACGGTTCAGTAGATGGCTATGGGGCTGAGCTATCCAAAAAAAGTCGAAATCGTTGACGTCGCGCCGCGTGACGGCTTGCAAAATATTCAAACGATTGTGCCAACTGACCAGAAGGTCCGGTTGATTAATGGGCTGACGCGAGCCGGCGTCCGACGACAGGAAGTCACCTCGTTCGTTCATCCGAAGTGGGTTCCTCAGTTGGCTGACGCAGAGCAGGTGCTGGCCAGCATTGAGCAACCTGCTGGCACACGCATGATGGCATTGATTCCGAACATTCGTGGCTACGAGCGGGCCAAAGCCACGGGGCGAGTCAAAGAGGTTGCTCTGGTAGTCGCAGCCAGCGAAACGATGAACCAGAAAAACGTCAATATGTCAGTGGACGATTCGTTGAAAGAATTCGCCGCCATTGCCGAGCGAGCCAAAGCGGACGGATTCTTCGTCCGCGGCTCCATTGGCACGGCATTTGGCTGCCCTTTTGAAGGGTACGTGCCGGTTGACAGAGTTCTTGCCATTGTCCAGCAGCTCTGGCAGATGGGCGCCGATGAAGTGATGCTGGCCGACACCATTGGATGCGCCAATCCAGCGCAGGTGTATGACCTCTTCGCCCAAGCCAAAGACCGATGGCCAGAACGGCCTCTTGCCGCTCATTTCCACGACACGAACCATCTGGGATTGGCCAATGCGTTGGCAGCGTTGCAAGCTGGGATTGATATCTTTGACGCTTCTGTCGGTGGCTTAGGTGGATGTCCGTTTACACCGACCGGAGCCGGCAATGCGGCCACGGAAAAGTTGGTGTTTATGCTCCATGAAATGGGCGTGGAGACGGGCATCAACTATCAACTCCTCTTAGAAGTCGCTGAGTTCGCCAAGAGCCTCAAAAAGTAGTTCCTCTTTTAGACATAGCATTCACACATTTGCCGACGTGAGTTGAGGTCAATCGCTCGGATGCTAGCGAGCATGGCCTTCCTGACAGGGCTTTGGCTCGCTGCGGCTTCAGCGCCCGAACTAATCGCATTATGAAACAGCAAGACGATTGATTCGCCGGAGTAGGGTAGAGCATATGGCCTGGCAGTTTGTTACGGAACGGGAGGACGGAAGAGCGACCGATTGATTTTCGCCATGAAAAAATGCTATTGTATTGCAGGGCATTGGAGGACTACAAAATAGTGCAACAAGAAATTCGCGGAACACGTTGAGTTGTTGTGATGTTCAAATGCCTGGGGCGGTGATGGTGTGGGCCTTCCACATCATTTGCCTGGATTATTCATTCTCCATCCCCCCTCGCAGGCAGACCGCCCCAGACATCTGAACGTCATCCTGCCGAGCAGGAGGTGCTGAGAATATCCCGTCTTTGGAGCGACACGCTTAAACGTTATGTCTTCCCCTCGCGAGTTGGTTGTCGCCCTGGTGCAGATGTGTTCGACCGACGACGTTGCCGGAAATTGTGACTACGCCGAGCGACAGCTCATCCAGTGCGCCCAAAAAGGCGCCCGATGGGTGTTGTTCCCTGAAAACGTCTGCTACCTGCGCAAAGAGGGCGAGCAGGTTGATTGGACTGAGGCCCTCACCAGAGAGATCGTGGCCAGATTTTGCCAGTTGGCCGAGCGTTGGAATGTTTACATCTTGCTGGGCAGCATTCCGGAACCTGATCCAGCCTCAACGAGGCTCTACAATTCATCCGTGTTGATTAGTCCACGAGGGGAGGTGACGGCCAATTACCGTAAATTGCATCTGTTTGACGCGGTGCTTCCCGACGGGCAATTGCTGGTTGAGTCAAAGTTCGTTGAACCAGGAAACGAGCTGATTTGGGCCGACGTTGACGGCGTCAAAGCGGGATTGACTATTTGCTACGACCTGCGGTTTCCTGAATTGTATCGTGCACTAACGTTTGGTGGGGCAGCGATCATCACTGTGCCATCGGCATTCACTGTGCCGACAGGGCAAGCTCACTGGGAAGTTCT
This genomic interval from Blastocatellia bacterium contains the following:
- a CDS encoding hydroxymethylglutaryl-CoA lyase; translation: MGLSYPKKVEIVDVAPRDGLQNIQTIVPTDQKVRLINGLTRAGVRRQEVTSFVHPKWVPQLADAEQVLASIEQPAGTRMMALIPNIRGYERAKATGRVKEVALVVAASETMNQKNVNMSVDDSLKEFAAIAERAKADGFFVRGSIGTAFGCPFEGYVPVDRVLAIVQQLWQMGADEVMLADTIGCANPAQVYDLFAQAKDRWPERPLAAHFHDTNHLGLANALAALQAGIDIFDASVGGLGGCPFTPTGAGNAATEKLVFMLHEMGVETGINYQLLLEVAEFAKSLKK
- a CDS encoding carbon-nitrogen hydrolase family protein, whose protein sequence is MSSPRELVVALVQMCSTDDVAGNCDYAERQLIQCAQKGARWVLFPENVCYLRKEGEQVDWTEALTREIVARFCQLAERWNVYILLGSIPEPDPASTRLYNSSVLISPRGEVTANYRKLHLFDAVLPDGQLLVESKFVEPGNELIWADVDGVKAGLTICYDLRFPELYRALTFGGAAIITVPSAFTVPTGQAHWEVLLRARAIENQVFILAPAQTGQHSERRSSFGHSLIVGPWGDVIAAAGQEETIVWATLDLEQIRKVRQRMPCLEHRRFQVSGPHVHVSSPQGV